One Paracidovorax avenae ATCC 19860 genomic region harbors:
- the glnE gene encoding bifunctional [glutamate--ammonia ligase]-adenylyl-L-tyrosine phosphorylase/[glutamate--ammonia-ligase] adenylyltransferase has product MSTPFAEPGRACAEHAAGAAHSRFHQRLQRRYAGETALLPPGAPTRQTMAEALQALRARGHDTGAALRVLRQLVMERLIRLDCEEGAPLSDVTRATTELAELALDEALRHARQELDARHGPPQGPDGGPVALWIVGMGKLGARELNVSSDIDVIYVYEHEGETAGVDGGRGRLSHQEYFGRAVKAIHALVGETTEHGFVFRMDLALRPNGNSGPPAVSLAALEEYLQVQGREWERFAWLKSRIVAPRDGLGHPAVQGLRAVVLPFVFRRYLDYSVFDSLRSLHRQIRDHAAKRSAGHPERANDVKLSRGGIREIEFTVQLLQVVRGGQFPELRCRPTLEALQRLARAGLMPQETADALAEAYTFLRRVEHRIQYLDDQQTHVLPTRDDDLAWIASTLGLGCCAFLHQLDAHRELVAQEFDTLLGGPGKRQCSGGGCGGPRAQSAPVPELDTLLEQLPPKVRERVAEWRDHPRVAALRDEARARLLRLVQRTARWLAEGRVNEDAAVRLVAWLEPLLRRESYLALLLERPSVHEHLMHLLGAAQWPARYMLQHPGVIDELAGDALLSERFVPADFEHEMELRIGSLRSTGEDDDEALLNLLRRAQHAETFRTLARDVERRITVEQVADDLSALADCVLRVTAAWCWDRLRNRHRDVPQFGIIGYGKLGGKELGYGSDLDIVFVFDDDDDRAPEIYAAFARKLINWLTVKTGEGDLYEIDTALRPNGSSGLLVTSFEAYANYQQRRGSNTAWTWEHQAMTRARFVLGSDALRDRFDAVRTAVITAPRDAAGLHAEIVAMRERVRAAHPVPPGQFDVKHGVGGMVDAEFAVQYLVLAHAGEHPGLCDNVGNIALLQRAEAAGLLPAGVGAAAASAYRTLRQVQHRARLNEEPTRVAPSTLHAEREAVMALWRAVFGGTTAT; this is encoded by the coding sequence ATGTCCACGCCGTTCGCTGAACCCGGCCGCGCCTGCGCGGAGCATGCCGCCGGGGCCGCCCATTCCCGATTCCACCAGCGGCTGCAGCGCCGCTATGCCGGCGAAACCGCGCTGCTGCCGCCGGGAGCCCCCACCCGCCAGACCATGGCCGAGGCCCTGCAGGCCCTGCGTGCGCGCGGGCACGACACGGGCGCCGCCCTGCGCGTGCTGCGGCAGCTGGTCATGGAGCGGTTGATCCGGCTGGATTGCGAGGAAGGCGCGCCGCTGTCCGACGTCACCCGGGCCACGACCGAACTTGCGGAACTCGCGCTGGACGAAGCCCTGCGCCACGCCCGCCAGGAGCTGGACGCCCGCCATGGCCCGCCGCAGGGCCCGGATGGCGGGCCGGTGGCGCTCTGGATCGTCGGCATGGGCAAGCTGGGTGCGCGCGAACTGAACGTGTCCAGCGACATCGACGTGATCTACGTCTATGAGCACGAAGGCGAGACCGCCGGGGTGGACGGCGGCCGCGGCCGCCTCTCCCACCAGGAATATTTCGGGCGGGCCGTGAAGGCCATCCATGCCCTCGTGGGCGAGACCACCGAGCACGGCTTCGTGTTCCGCATGGACCTGGCCCTGCGCCCCAACGGCAACTCCGGCCCGCCCGCCGTCTCGCTTGCCGCCCTGGAGGAATACCTGCAGGTGCAAGGCCGCGAATGGGAGCGTTTCGCCTGGCTCAAGAGCCGCATCGTCGCGCCGCGCGACGGCCTGGGCCATCCGGCCGTGCAGGGGCTGCGTGCCGTGGTGCTGCCCTTCGTCTTCCGCCGTTACCTCGACTACAGCGTGTTCGACTCGCTGCGCTCGCTGCACCGGCAGATCCGCGACCATGCCGCGAAGCGCAGCGCGGGCCACCCCGAGCGGGCCAACGACGTCAAGCTCTCGCGCGGAGGCATCCGCGAGATCGAATTCACCGTTCAGTTGCTGCAGGTGGTGCGCGGCGGACAGTTCCCGGAACTGCGCTGCCGCCCCACGCTGGAAGCCCTGCAGCGCCTCGCGCGCGCCGGGCTCATGCCGCAGGAGACGGCCGATGCGCTGGCCGAGGCCTATACCTTCCTGCGCCGCGTGGAGCACCGCATCCAGTACCTGGACGACCAGCAGACCCATGTGCTGCCCACGCGCGACGACGACCTCGCCTGGATCGCCAGCACGCTGGGGCTTGGTTGCTGCGCCTTCCTGCACCAGCTCGACGCGCACCGCGAACTGGTGGCGCAGGAGTTCGACACGCTGCTGGGTGGCCCCGGCAAGCGCCAGTGCAGTGGAGGCGGCTGCGGCGGCCCGCGCGCGCAATCGGCGCCGGTGCCCGAACTCGACACGCTGCTGGAACAACTTCCCCCGAAAGTGCGCGAACGCGTGGCCGAATGGCGCGACCATCCACGCGTGGCCGCGCTGCGCGATGAAGCCCGCGCCCGGCTGCTGCGGCTGGTGCAGCGCACGGCGCGCTGGCTGGCGGAAGGCCGTGTGAACGAGGACGCCGCGGTGCGGCTCGTCGCCTGGCTGGAGCCGCTGCTGCGCCGGGAGAGCTACCTCGCGCTGCTGCTGGAGCGCCCGTCGGTGCATGAGCATCTGATGCACCTCCTGGGCGCCGCCCAGTGGCCCGCCCGCTACATGCTCCAGCATCCCGGCGTGATCGACGAACTGGCCGGGGACGCGCTGCTGTCCGAGCGCTTCGTCCCGGCGGACTTCGAGCACGAGATGGAACTGCGCATCGGGTCGCTGCGCTCCACCGGCGAGGACGACGACGAGGCATTGCTCAATCTGCTGCGCCGCGCCCAGCATGCGGAGACCTTCCGCACCCTCGCGCGCGACGTGGAGCGGCGCATCACCGTCGAACAGGTGGCCGACGACCTGTCGGCCCTGGCCGACTGCGTGCTGCGCGTGACCGCCGCGTGGTGCTGGGACCGGCTGCGCAACCGGCACCGCGACGTGCCGCAGTTCGGCATCATCGGCTACGGCAAGCTCGGCGGAAAGGAACTGGGCTACGGCAGCGACCTGGACATCGTCTTCGTGTTCGACGACGACGATGACCGCGCACCCGAGATCTATGCCGCCTTCGCGCGCAAGCTCATCAACTGGCTCACGGTGAAGACCGGCGAAGGCGACCTCTACGAGATCGACACCGCCCTGCGGCCCAACGGCAGCTCGGGCCTGCTGGTCACGAGTTTCGAGGCCTATGCCAACTACCAGCAGCGCCGCGGCAGCAATACCGCCTGGACCTGGGAACACCAGGCCATGACGCGCGCGCGCTTCGTGCTCGGCAGCGACGCGCTGCGCGACCGCTTCGACGCCGTGCGCACGGCCGTCATCACGGCCCCGCGCGATGCCGCCGGCCTGCACGCGGAGATCGTCGCCATGCGCGAGCGCGTGCGTGCCGCGCATCCGGTGCCCCCAGGGCAGTTCGACGTGAAGCACGGCGTGGGCGGCATGGTGGATGCGGAATTCGCCGTGCAGTACCTCGTGCTCGCGCACGCGGGCGAGCACCCGGGCCTGTGCGACAACGTCGGCAACATCGCGCTGCTGCAGCGCGCGGAGGCCGCCGGCCTGCTGCCCGCGGGCGTCGGTGCGGCCGCCGCGTCGGCCTACCGGACACTGCGCCAGGTGCAGCACCGCGCGCGGCTCAACGAAGAGCCCACGCGCGTGGCGCCCTCCACGCTGCATGCCGAGCGCGAGGCGGTGATGGCGCTGTGGCGGGCGGTGTTCGGCGGCACGACGGCTACGTGA
- a CDS encoding non-ribosomal peptide synthetase, whose amino-acid sequence MRASHSPVHYLPLTAAQMGMWLLTRFAPPDAHFNIAEAIEIRGKFDPQLFLQALRTLCAETESLRLRVEDTPQGPRQWLEPEFSGSISLLDFSGEGDPRASAEQWMVENSARRTDVEREPMWYSAVLRIAQDHHIWYQRGHHYANDGFAAVIVARRAADLYTALVNGTAAPADSELKPLSVLIEEDQAYRDSARALKDREYWMERMRDRPEPLTLAERRSNNIGSLLRQTAHWPAARVAALRDTAALHGSTLPQILIAATATYLYRMTGVSDLVIGVPVTARYNDRMRRVPGMVANAVPLRLSMRPELPFTALLREVSQQMRKILRHQAYRSEQLRTDLELQAKDHPLFTTMVNVEPFDYALRFGDCSIETRNLTNGSPQDLGIFMYEHGNGQDLRIDFDAHADLYTVPELAAHQARLLGVLDTLTDLPAQAIGCVEVITEDERLAFLSRCGGTVRTEPGAHLAELLDAGLSRDPGAVALRFEGRSMTRGELDRQAREWARRLAAMGAGPDRLVALAIPRSLELVAALVAVLRSGAAYLPIDPDFPADRLAFMLDDAQPVCLMTTQELSGRFDGGIPRFLVDAAEPQAGVQQNAPAGAPAAAALHPSQPAYVIYTSGSTGRPKGVVVPHSAIVNRLRWMQAEYGLESGDRVLQKTPSSFDVSVWEFFWPLIAGATLVIARPGGHRDPSYLADLIARESVTTTHFVPSMLELFLQEPAAAACHTLRRVVCSGEALPASLAARFHGMLGWCALHNLYGPTEAAVDVTAWACTPEACAGLARIPIGRPIWNTRMYVLDPGLQPLPVGATGELYIAGDGLALGYLNRPALTAERFIADPHGPAGSRMYRTGDLARWRNDGTLEFLGRSDHQVKIRGLRIEPGEIESALMRHPGVQQAAVVMREDSGGSTMLVAYCVPAAGDRLDDFSLRAHVAQRVPEYMVPSAFVTLAELPLGPSGKLDRRALPAPTACISDPGYVAPRSAIEKKLAGLWASALHVEKVGIHDSFFDLGGHSLMAMQLGMKIREHMHPDFPPAELYNRHTIAELAVWFDTNGGMRPATDLRAQIALPGHIRKPDLPAPPASPQRVFLTGASGFVGSYLLATLLRETSATIICHVRAPDERAGLQRLQHALAERRLGGAWDASRVEIATGDLAAERLGMTEDAIRRVAECDAIYHCAAQVDYLHPYETLKPSNVDSVVTLLEWTAQGRPKVLHYVSTLAVIGMNPETPVVTERAALSTPDGLGNGYAKSKWVADHLARAAQARGLPVAIYRLGAVTGDKARAICNDTDMFWRLARLYAELGMSPHLDLSISLTPVDEVAQAIVRLSLRQDSWGEVFHLLGSDPLHVNDMSVVFQQIGRPLQSTDFADWMRHAQQRLAITQDLDLAALLTILDGYDLHNSVPAIVCAAATQERLQAAGAPIRSADRELLRRYFEHLGIGDAADAAGAQPAVALG is encoded by the coding sequence ATGCGCGCCAGTCATTCCCCTGTCCATTACCTTCCACTGACCGCAGCCCAGATGGGCATGTGGCTCCTTACACGTTTCGCGCCGCCCGATGCCCACTTCAATATCGCGGAGGCCATCGAGATTCGGGGGAAGTTCGATCCCCAGCTGTTTCTGCAGGCCTTGCGCACCCTGTGCGCGGAGACAGAGTCCCTCCGGCTGCGTGTCGAAGACACGCCCCAGGGCCCCCGGCAGTGGCTGGAGCCCGAGTTCTCGGGCAGCATCTCCCTGCTCGATTTCAGTGGCGAAGGCGATCCCCGGGCATCGGCGGAACAATGGATGGTCGAAAATTCTGCCCGCCGCACGGATGTCGAGCGGGAACCCATGTGGTACAGCGCAGTGCTCCGCATCGCTCAGGACCACCACATCTGGTACCAGCGCGGGCACCACTACGCCAACGACGGCTTCGCCGCCGTCATCGTCGCGCGCCGGGCGGCAGACCTGTACACGGCGCTGGTGAACGGCACGGCTGCGCCGGCCGATTCGGAGCTGAAACCACTGTCCGTCCTGATCGAGGAGGACCAGGCCTACCGCGACTCCGCGCGCGCCCTGAAAGACCGCGAATACTGGATGGAGCGGATGCGCGACCGCCCCGAGCCGCTGACCCTCGCGGAACGGCGCAGCAACAACATCGGCAGCCTGCTGCGGCAAACGGCGCACTGGCCGGCGGCGCGCGTCGCCGCACTGCGCGATACGGCCGCGCTGCACGGCTCCACCCTGCCGCAGATCCTCATCGCCGCGACGGCCACCTATCTCTACCGCATGACGGGCGTGTCCGACCTGGTGATCGGCGTTCCGGTGACGGCGCGCTACAACGACCGCATGCGGCGCGTGCCCGGCATGGTCGCCAACGCAGTGCCCCTGCGCCTGTCCATGCGGCCCGAGCTGCCCTTCACGGCCCTGCTGCGTGAGGTCAGCCAGCAGATGCGCAAGATCCTGCGCCACCAGGCCTACCGCTCCGAGCAGCTGCGCACGGACCTGGAACTGCAGGCGAAGGACCACCCCCTCTTCACCACCATGGTCAACGTGGAGCCCTTCGACTACGCACTGCGCTTCGGGGACTGCTCCATCGAGACCCGCAACCTCACCAACGGATCCCCCCAGGATCTCGGCATCTTCATGTATGAGCACGGGAATGGCCAGGACCTGCGGATCGACTTCGACGCCCATGCCGATCTCTACACCGTCCCCGAACTGGCAGCGCACCAGGCCCGGCTGCTCGGCGTGCTCGACACCCTTACCGATCTTCCCGCGCAGGCCATCGGGTGCGTGGAGGTCATCACCGAGGATGAACGCCTGGCCTTCCTGTCCAGGTGCGGCGGAACGGTCCGTACGGAGCCCGGGGCCCACCTGGCCGAATTGCTGGACGCCGGCCTGTCGCGCGACCCCGGCGCGGTCGCGCTGCGCTTCGAAGGCCGCTCCATGACCCGTGGCGAGCTCGACCGCCAGGCCAGGGAATGGGCCCGCCGCCTGGCGGCCATGGGTGCCGGCCCGGACCGCCTCGTCGCGTTGGCGATTCCACGGTCGCTGGAGCTGGTGGCAGCCCTGGTCGCGGTCCTGAGAAGCGGGGCGGCGTACCTGCCGATCGACCCGGACTTTCCCGCCGACCGCCTCGCCTTCATGCTGGACGACGCACAGCCCGTGTGCCTCATGACCACGCAGGAGCTCTCCGGGCGGTTCGATGGCGGCATTCCGCGCTTTCTCGTCGATGCCGCGGAACCACAGGCCGGCGTCCAGCAGAATGCGCCTGCCGGCGCCCCCGCGGCCGCAGCGCTGCACCCCTCGCAACCGGCCTACGTCATCTACACGTCGGGGTCCACCGGCAGGCCCAAGGGCGTCGTGGTGCCCCACTCCGCCATCGTCAACCGGCTGCGCTGGATGCAGGCGGAGTACGGGCTGGAGTCCGGAGACCGCGTGCTGCAGAAGACGCCTTCGAGCTTCGATGTCTCGGTGTGGGAGTTCTTCTGGCCGCTGATCGCAGGTGCCACGCTCGTGATCGCACGGCCCGGCGGGCACCGCGATCCTTCCTACCTGGCGGACCTCATCGCGCGGGAAAGCGTCACCACCACCCACTTCGTACCCTCGATGCTCGAGTTGTTCCTGCAGGAGCCTGCGGCGGCTGCGTGCCACACGCTGCGCCGGGTGGTCTGCAGCGGCGAGGCCCTGCCTGCTTCGCTGGCGGCGCGGTTCCACGGCATGCTGGGGTGGTGCGCACTGCACAACCTCTACGGCCCCACCGAGGCGGCGGTCGACGTCACCGCCTGGGCATGCACGCCCGAGGCATGTGCCGGCCTGGCACGCATCCCGATCGGGCGCCCCATCTGGAATACCCGCATGTACGTGCTGGACCCGGGCCTGCAACCCTTGCCGGTGGGTGCCACGGGCGAGCTGTATATCGCAGGCGACGGCCTGGCGCTGGGCTACCTGAACCGTCCTGCGCTCACTGCGGAGCGCTTCATCGCGGATCCTCACGGGCCGGCGGGCAGCCGCATGTACCGCACCGGTGACCTCGCGCGGTGGCGCAACGATGGCACGCTCGAATTCCTCGGGCGCTCCGATCACCAGGTGAAGATACGCGGCCTGCGCATCGAACCGGGCGAAATCGAATCCGCGCTGATGCGCCATCCCGGCGTGCAACAGGCTGCCGTCGTGATGCGGGAGGACTCCGGCGGAAGCACGATGCTGGTGGCGTATTGCGTGCCCGCTGCCGGGGACCGGCTGGACGACTTCTCCCTTAGGGCCCATGTGGCACAGCGCGTGCCCGAATACATGGTGCCTTCCGCCTTCGTCACCCTGGCGGAACTGCCGCTGGGGCCGAGCGGCAAGCTCGATCGCCGGGCGCTTCCAGCTCCCACCGCCTGCATTTCTGACCCGGGCTATGTCGCTCCGCGCTCCGCGATCGAGAAGAAGCTCGCAGGGCTGTGGGCCAGCGCGCTGCACGTGGAGAAGGTGGGCATCCATGACAGCTTCTTCGACCTTGGCGGGCATTCGCTCATGGCCATGCAGCTCGGAATGAAGATCCGCGAACACATGCACCCGGATTTTCCGCCGGCCGAACTCTACAACCGGCACACCATCGCAGAGCTCGCGGTCTGGTTCGACACCAACGGGGGCATGCGCCCCGCCACCGACCTGAGGGCCCAGATCGCGCTGCCCGGGCACATCCGCAAGCCGGACCTGCCCGCGCCACCGGCCAGCCCCCAGCGGGTCTTCCTGACCGGCGCGAGCGGCTTCGTCGGCAGCTACCTGCTGGCCACGCTGCTGCGCGAAACGTCCGCCACCATCATCTGCCATGTGCGCGCACCCGACGAGCGCGCGGGACTGCAACGCCTGCAGCACGCGCTGGCAGAGCGCCGCCTCGGCGGGGCGTGGGATGCCTCCCGCGTCGAGATCGCCACCGGCGATCTCGCCGCGGAGCGGCTCGGCATGACCGAAGACGCCATCCGGCGCGTGGCCGAATGCGATGCCATCTACCACTGCGCCGCACAGGTGGACTACCTCCATCCCTACGAGACCCTGAAGCCGTCCAACGTGGACAGCGTGGTCACCCTGCTGGAATGGACGGCCCAGGGCCGGCCGAAAGTACTGCACTACGTCTCCACGCTGGCCGTGATCGGCATGAACCCCGAAACGCCCGTGGTGACCGAGCGGGCCGCCCTGTCCACACCCGACGGACTGGGAAACGGCTACGCGAAGAGCAAGTGGGTGGCCGACCACCTGGCCCGGGCCGCGCAGGCACGGGGCCTGCCCGTGGCGATCTACCGCCTGGGCGCGGTCACGGGAGACAAGGCACGGGCCATCTGCAACGACACCGACATGTTCTGGCGCCTGGCCCGGCTGTATGCGGAGCTGGGGATGTCGCCCCATCTGGATCTTTCCATCAGCCTGACGCCCGTGGACGAGGTGGCGCAGGCGATCGTGCGGCTCTCGCTCCGGCAGGACTCGTGGGGCGAAGTCTTCCATCTGCTCGGATCCGATCCGCTGCACGTCAACGACATGAGCGTCGTGTTCCAGCAGATCGGCAGGCCGCTGCAGTCCACGGATTTCGCCGACTGGATGCGCCATGCGCAACAGCGCCTGGCCATCACGCAGGACCTCGACCTGGCGGCACTCCTCACGATCCTGGACGGCTACGACCTCCACAACTCCGTGCCGGCCATCGTCTGCGCCGCTGCCACTCAGGAACGGCTGCAAGCCGCGGGGGCACCGATCCGCTCGGCGGACCGTGAGTTGCTGCGGCGCTACTTCGAGCACCTCGGCATCGGCGACGCTGCCGATGCCGCCGGCGCGCAACCCGCCGTGGCCCTCGGCTGA